From a single Phacochoerus africanus isolate WHEZ1 chromosome 11, ROS_Pafr_v1, whole genome shotgun sequence genomic region:
- the LOC125110661 gene encoding LOW QUALITY PROTEIN: 60S ribosomal protein L23a-like (The sequence of the model RefSeq protein was modified relative to this genomic sequence to represent the inferred CDS: substituted 2 bases at 2 genomic stop codons), with the protein MGQKAKKETPGPPKAEAKAKALKAKKAVLKGVHSHKKKKIQMSPTSXRPKTLXLRRQPKYPQRSTPRKNKLDQYAIIKLPLTTESAMKKIEDNTTLVFIVDVKANKHEIKQAVKKLYDIDVAKVNTLIRPDGEKAYVQLAPDYDALDVTNKIGII; encoded by the coding sequence ATGGGGCAGAAGGCGAAGAAGGAAACCCCTGGCCCTCCCAAAGCTGAAGCCAAAGCAAAGGCTTTGAAGGCCAAGAAAGCAGTGTTGAAAGGCgtccacagccacaaaaaaaagaagatccagATGTCACCGACCTCCTGACGGCCCAAAACACTATGACTCAGGAGGCAGCCCAAATATCCTCAGAGGAGCACCCCTAGGAAAAACAAGCTTGACCAATATGCCATCATCAAGCTCCCCCTCACCACTGAGTCAGCCATGAAGAAGATAGAGGACAACACCACACTTGTGTTCATTGTGGATGTCAAGGCCAACAAGCACGAGATTAAACAGGCTGTGAAGAAGCTCTATGACATTGATGTGGCTAAGGTCAACACTCTGATCAGGCCTGATGGAGAGAAGGCATATGTTCAACTAGCTCCTGACTATGATGCTTTGGATGTTACTAACAAAATTGGGATTATCTAA